A window of Acidimicrobiales bacterium genomic DNA:
AGCGCTCGTCGAACAGGTCGACCACCCGGCGGGCCTCGACGAGGAACCGGCGCCGCCGGTCGAGGCCCATGGGGTCGCGGACCGTCGCCCGGTAGAACGGCGTGCTGACCGGCGCCCGCCAGTCGACCACGACCGGCTCGCCCGACCCGTCCTCCACGTGGCGCCGCCCGACGTGGAACGTCTCGCCGTCCTCGGTGTCGAGGCGGCCGAAGCACAGCACCGTGCCGGCCTCGTCCATCGTCGCCAGCCGCCGGCGCAGGTGCCAGGCCGCGATCGCGCCGTCGACCGCCCCGGCGCTCAGGTCGTCGGCCGCCGCCATCCGCGCCGTGCGCTCCCGCATGGCGGCCAGGCACTCGTAGGCCCGGTCGAGGTGGGCCTGCTCCTCGTCCAGGTCGGGGTGGGCGCTCACCTGCCCTCCTTCCTCGCGCACGCGCGACGACGAGCCCCGAACGGCGAGGACCGGGGGGTCCACCGTGCGGGGCTTGGGGCGGGAAGGGTAGCGGGCTGCGTAGGGTGCCGCCATGCGCACCACGTGGCTCGACGTCTGGGAGTGGCTCGCCGTGCTCCGGATCGGCCTCGGCCTGTGGTGGCTCGAGAGCTGGCGGCACAAGGACAAGCGGGGCTGGTTCGAGCGGGGGACCGGGATCGCGTGGGCGTCGTCGGTCGCCGAGAAGCACCGCTGGGGGTTCGTGCGCACCGGCTTCCAGCGGGTCGTCGCCCCCCGCCCGAAGGTCATGGCCCACGTGGTCGTGTGGGCCGAGCTGGCCATCGGCCTCGGCCTGGTGTTCGGCTTCCTCACCCCGATCGCCGCCGTCGGCGGGCTCGTGCTCAACGTCCTGTACTTCACGCTGATGGTCCACGACTGGGCCGAGCAGGGGCAGAACGCGATGATGGCGCTCATCTCGGTCGTCGTCCTCGGGGCCCACGCCTGGGCGACGTGGTCGCTCGACGACGCCCTCGGGCTGTTCGGCGCCTGAGGCGCGGATACGCTCGCCTCGACGACGGCGGAAGAGGGGGTTGAACGGTGAAGGTGGTCGTTGACTTCGACCTGTGCGAGTCGAACGCTCGCTGCATGGTGGCCGCGCCCGAGGTGTTCGAGGTGCGCGACGACGACTTCCTGTACGTGCTCCAGGAGAGCCCACCCGAGGAGCTGCGGGCGAAGGTGGAGGAGGCGGCCAGGGTCTGCCCCCGGCACGCCATCACGATCGAGGGCTGACCGGGGGCTGTGCGGTCGGTCGTCGTCGTCGGGGGGTCGCTCGCCGGCCTGAGCGCCGTCGAGCAGCTCCGCACGGCGGGGTTCGACGGCGAGGTCGTCGTCGTCGACGGCGAGCCGCACCGGCCCTACGACCGGCCGCCGCTGTCCAAGGAGGTCCTCACCGGCAAGTGGGGGCCGGAGCGGACCACGCTGCGCTCCGACGACCAGCTGGCCGCCCTCGACGTCCAGTGGGAGGCGGGCCGGCGGGCCACCCACCTCGACCTGGGCGGCCGCCGGGTCGAGCTCGACGACGGCCGCGCCCTCGACTTCGACGGCCTGGTGATCGCCACCGGAGCCGTCCCCCGGCGCCTGCCCGGCACCGAGGGGATGGCCGGGGTGCACGTGCTGCGGACCCTGGACGACGCCATGGCGCTGCGGGCCGAGCTCGAGGCCGGCCCCCGCCGGGTGGTCGTGGTCGGCGCCGGGTTCATCGGCGGCGAGGTGGCGGCCTCGGCCCGCACCCGGGGGCTCGAGGTCACGATCCTCGAGGCCCTCCCGGCGCCGATGATCCGGGTGCTCGGCGAGGAGATGGGCCGGTTCGTGGCCGACGTGCACCGCGACCACGGCGTCGACGTGCGCTGCGGGGTCGGGGTGGCCGGCTTCGAGGGCGACGGCCGGGTCGAGGCCGTGCGCCTCGGCGACGGCACGGTGGTCGACGCCGACGTCGTCGTCGTCGGCATCGGCGTCACGCCCGACACGGGCTGGCTGCACGAGTCGGGGCTCCCGCTGGCCGACGGCGTCGTGTGCGACGAGACCTGCCTTGCGGCGCCGTGGGTGGTGGCCGCCGGCGACGTCGCCCGCTGGCCCCACCCGATCACCGGCGCGCTGGTGCGGGTCGAGCACTGGGACCACGCCATCGCCCAG
This region includes:
- a CDS encoding DoxX family protein — its product is MRTTWLDVWEWLAVLRIGLGLWWLESWRHKDKRGWFERGTGIAWASSVAEKHRWGFVRTGFQRVVAPRPKVMAHVVVWAELAIGLGLVFGFLTPIAAVGGLVLNVLYFTLMVHDWAEQGQNAMMALISVVVLGAHAWATWSLDDALGLFGA
- a CDS encoding ferredoxin, which produces MKVVVDFDLCESNARCMVAAPEVFEVRDDDFLYVLQESPPEELRAKVEEAARVCPRHAITIEG
- a CDS encoding FAD-dependent oxidoreductase; the encoded protein is MRSVVVVGGSLAGLSAVEQLRTAGFDGEVVVVDGEPHRPYDRPPLSKEVLTGKWGPERTTLRSDDQLAALDVQWEAGRRATHLDLGGRRVELDDGRALDFDGLVIATGAVPRRLPGTEGMAGVHVLRTLDDAMALRAELEAGPRRVVVVGAGFIGGEVAASARTRGLEVTILEALPAPMIRVLGEEMGRFVADVHRDHGVDVRCGVGVAGFEGDGRVEAVRLGDGTVVDADVVVVGIGVTPDTGWLHESGLPLADGVVCDETCLAAPWVVAAGDVARWPHPITGALVRVEHWDHAIAQGRHAARRLLAGDGPGEPFRPVPWFWSDQYDRKFQVAGWWDPHGETRVVDGSPADRAFVAVCERDGMVAGVLGVNKARAVAAYRARLEAGLPWDDPAASDPAALFPPRPA